The nucleotide sequence ACaacaatataatataatataattaataaagtaaaaatatatatataatcttataGTCAAAATTTTCAACTCTAACATCTTTAATATTGTATTCTTCTTGTTGGTTctgaatcttttaaaaaaatctatgcaAATAGATATAGCGATTtcctaattaaaataattaaaaaataactaaCAATCTAAATTTAAACACTATAAATTCAAAAGCTATCTACTATCAATAAGACTCATGCCTATTGCGTAATTACATAATAGCCTTTAAATGATCAACAAAATTGGTCACTGCTTATGAATGTACAAATTGGTAGGAAAAATATTCAATCTTAATGGAAGGAATATTATTTAGGGGAAAAGTATGGAGTTttgaatatcaaaatattttgtaattcaaatTACACATTGCGTTTAAATATCTTcatattcaaaatttaattttgagttaattttttttcctagaatccgaataattttttataaaaaaactatAATAATTGCATTAATTTGGAATGGTCATAGAAGGCATCGCCATCTTTGGCCGTTACTTGGGATTTgtctatatataaaaataaaatataaattaaaaattaaaaaaaatgaaatatgaaAAATCtgagaataattttaatttatttcctaattacgAATTGTCTTATTGGTACAGTTGAATTGTGTGATTGCAATACAGTCAAATGGGAGGAGGAAAAAAAGAGGAATTTCCTAGCAATGACAAGTGTTGTAGATCTATTTTCATTCTCTAACTCTTGTAATTTTATGTCTTTTTAATATGTTTTCTAAAACCATGTCATTGAAGACCATCTTGTGAATTTTacatgttttaataaattaattatttttatctctttttttcacaattcattttatatagattaagatttagatttattatttttcataaaggaGATGCAAATTACTAGTTTATTTGGTAGTTTGTTTTATTGAATTAGTTAGATTTTATAGAGGATCAAGCTTCATCCCTATTGTTTCCTacttattatgaattattatGAAGAGATAGAAGATAGAGTTTAAGAATGGATAGGGGTGAGAAAAAATATCGAAATTTAGATATATCATAAATACCGTATCAAAATTTATTGAATTATACCAATTTTAcggtataccaaaaattttgatacGGTATTATACTGTACCGAAATTTTCGGTATCGGTATCGATATACACTTTTTAGCAAAATTTTCGATATACCGTACCGATACCGAAAATTTACCTTGAACAATATGAATATCgaaatttcggtataccgaaattctAGTATGGTAtcgatataaaaaaaaattataccatATTTTTCGGTATGGTAACGGTATTATACCGTACCATCTTTCAAGTATTTTAGTTAGAATGTAAGTTGAGTCGTCTTCATTGTCTATATCATTGGTTGTAGAAGGTTGTCATGACTCTATTAGAGAAAAAAAGTGTATTGACTATGTGGCTCATATCAGGTCTCTGGTAGGGTTCACGACATGTGCAGTGTCAAGCCAAGTCTACAACTTCCAATAGACTCTTCTGAGTCTCATCGTCAAATTCAAGGACTCGGTCCGccatgaaatttaaaatttaatttttctcttgAGTAAACTCTCGGCGAAACACTGATACAAGATTGTCATCAAGAAGGTATAACTCAGCTAGTACTTTTCTTCCGATAATTATCACCATTAATATAACACCGAATGCGTAGACATCAACCTTCACGGGCACTTTTCCAGTGACGGTTAAAATGTAGAAGCTGATGTTAGTAAATATTTCCATCAAAATATTTGAGTTATGTTTATAATTTAAAAGACGGAATATCTGTTAAAAAAGTAAAACAATCCACTTACTTGCATATTCAGGTGCAAGATATCCAAAAGTTCCTACTACTCGTGTCGTCATGGACATTTTGTTGTGTGTAGCAAGCTTTACCAACCCAAAATCAGAAACTTTGGCATTCAAATCTTTGTCTAGTAGTATGTCAGTATGTTTCAATTCCCTGTGAATGAAAATCTCCTAGGCCAAACTATGTAAATACTCAATACCTCGAGCAATATCCAAAGAAATCACTAGTTGCTGCTTCCAAGTGGTGGTGCATTTCTACTCTCCCATTCACACAAGTGATGCCCTAGTGTACCCTCTGGCATGAATTCATACACCAAAAGTCTTTCTGGGCCATCAACATAATATCCAAGAAGTGCAACCAAGTTCCGATGTCTAACCTTTCTAAGAACACCAATCTCTGTTTTGAACTCTTGTTGGCCATTTTGACCCATCAAACCAGATATACTTCTCTTCACAACAATTAATGTTACACTGAGATCCCCTTCGTAAAAGATTCCAAAACCGCCCTTGCAAAATATAAAATCCTCACTGAAATTATTTGTTGTCGTTTTCAATGCATGAATAGACATATGCAAGCTTTGAGGTTCATCAAGGTATGGATTTACACTCTCAATGCTAAGTTCAAatttcttcttgctcttcttcttgaGGTGATGCAGTAACAGTCCAACTGAACAAGCGACAAGAACCACCATAGCTATAACCACCACAGCTATGATGATACCCACAATTGACAGTTTGTCTGGAGGACTAGGTGCCCCACTTGTTGGAGAAGAGCTTTCACCTCCTTAGCCTGAGTTTTTACGAAGATTGGGATTTCCATCAGTTTCAACCTTAACCGAGCTACGAAATTTTGGCACATTCTCATTGAGGTTGTTATTAGCGACATATAATATTTTGAGAATACGGATATGAGCCAAGCTATCAGTGATTGTTCCAGTGAGATTATTGTTGCTTAATAATAGCTTAATCAAGGATTTGCTGGCGAACGACGGAAGAAGGCCCTGTAACATGTTGTTGGAGAGGTCCACAATCCTAAGCGAAAGGCAGGCAGCGAGAGACTGTGGAACAATGCCCTTGAGGGAGTTGCCATGGACCTTGAAGGATTGAAGGACCTTGAGGTTGGATAGATCAGGAATCGGCCCTGTTAAACTGTTGGACTAGAGCCAAACCATGGTCAGTTGGAGCATTGCCCCAATCACATCAATTCGGCCATAGATCTTGTCATGAGATTGCTGGTGATCAAGGAAGAGATGCGTGAGGACGGATCTTGTGAAGGAGCTCGGGAGGGGGCTCGTGAGCTGGTTGTAAGAGAGATGGAGGATGTTGAGGCTTGACAGGGAGCCAAGGAAGTCGGGAATCGACCTTGTGAGGGAAGCGTTGATGGCGGAAAAGTAGACGACTCCAGCCGTGGAAGTGATGTCCTGGGAGAGGCTCCAGGGGGGAGAGGGAGAAGTCTAAAGAGATCTCTTGGAGGGAGGAGAGTCCGATGAAAAATCCACTTAGGATGGAA is from Zingiber officinale cultivar Zhangliang chromosome 7B, Zo_v1.1, whole genome shotgun sequence and encodes:
- the LOC122004137 gene encoding putative receptor-like protein 16, which encodes MWPLITAYLSTALHSHHKLLYIFPLSSSLITPHSELHSSAAVALRSSVALCSSVALCTRHLHSTLHSVAPQQQIAKSNSLTGPIPDLSNLKVLQSFKVHGNSLKGIVPQSLAACLSLRIVDLSNNMLQGLLPSFASKSLIKLLLSNNNLTGTITDSLAHIRILKILYVANNNLNENVPKFRSSVKVETDGNPNLRKNSG